CACATATGCTTGATCTACACTGCAGCACACACACCCTTAACATACAACACGGATCGCTCTTTGGGCTGTTTGGGGTCATTACTTCCGCTgcttctgtaattttatttttgacggtcttgatatttcttcttttcccaacCACTTTATTTAAAGGCACGTTTGACACATAAACGCTATAGATATTTACTGTGTACAACCTGATGAGTTTGGAGATAAGTGTATAACCATGAAACCAGCACAATCAAGGGAGAAGGGCTGTCTTTTAAAACAGCACAACCGGTGCAATCAAAGTAtgatttaatttagaaatatttgatgCACACACTTATTTTTCCTGGATATAAAGCAAGGTAGACTTGCATCAACCATCTAGAATCACTTGATCTCCTGTTCAATTACACTAGTTCAGAGGTTTGAAGGGTTAATtcatagagaaagtgaaagtgtaaagtcgcccagtcatgtcagaatctttgcgaccccatggacagtagcctgcaccaggctcctccgtccatgggattttctaggcaagagtactggagtgggttgccatttccttctccagggaatcttcctgacccagggattgaacacaggtctcccgcattgtagacagacgctttaccatctgagccaccaaagggaAGAGACTTATAATGGACTGGCCAAGCTTCAGAACACTGTCCATGCTAATAAACTAAGAACTTTAATGtgtcaaaacaaaaaacctgcacTGTCTATGCCTACACACCATACCAAAAGACCCTGTCCACAACCCCACTGTTGGCGAAACCCCAGTTGGCCCCACACAATGACTCCCACCTTGCCCCCAGCTAATTGGTACAGGGCTGGCACCTAACCAAAAGTTAGTAGGGCCACAGTCTGTTTGATGACACAGTTTAGCCCTGGAAAACAAGGGGCCCAAATCCAATTCCCATATTTTAGAGTATGAATGGAGAAACCTGGTGAGCCAAAGCGGCAAGCAGCAGTCACGTGCAAGGCAGAAATCTGAGGGAGCAGACACAATGTGTAAGCAAAGGCCATCCATAAAGAGACCATATTTGGCCAGAGGGGTGGAGAGGGCATCCAGTTCCCAAGGCTGTTTTGAGCCCACTTTTCCAGTTTCAGGAGTAGGAAAGGCCATCTcagtcttaaaaaacaaactccTTTCTTGCAGGAGCATAGGGAAGCAGTGACCCCTATGCCTCACATCCTAGAGACTTAAGTAGAACTGGACCTTATCACAGAGTCAACTCCAGAGGTGCCGCAGGGGTGGAAAAGGCATTGAACTAGGATGTTGAAGCTGGTTATTGGTTCAAATTCACCACATGACTCTGAGTCATTTCATCTCTGAGCCTGTCTCCTCACTTATTAAATTGGGATAAAATGTACGTTATCTTGTGAGGATCCAATTAGTAACAGGGAAATGTTGTTTGCAGGCTGTAATGTCACCATCATCAGCTGCTGCAGAACCTTCACTCAGCTTGTTCAAGGCAGCAGAGGCAGGTTGAGGAGCCATCCCAGAAGAGAGACAGGTGCTTTAGAAGCAGCCAGAGTTGGAGAGCTCTAGGAAAACTCCACTGTCTAAAAGGGACCAGCCAACTTTGAATGCACAACTGAAAGAGGGAGCTTGATTCTGAAAAGGACACTGGGCAGCCTACCAAGGCTATTGCTGTTACAGCTGTCACCTCTAAGTTACAAACGCTGATTGTTTCTCCAGGGCAAGGTGAGTATCAGACCCCAAATCGTGGACCACCTGACCAGGGAATCCTAAACCAGAGAAATTCTGACTCTCAAAACTATGACTCAAAAGACGATTAAACCCAGCCTCCTGGTTATTCCCCTTTAAAAAAACAGACAGACAAGAAAACCCTAACTCAAAGACAAACATGGACTGGATCTGAGGCTTGGCTCATACTCCCTTGCCTGGCGCTCTGCAATAAATCCTTACTCCCTGCAACCTCCCACTGtcagtctgctttttttttgcGAGCCACAGGCACACAAACACTTTGCTCCGTTATAATAGAAATATCAACTATCAATCAACCATCAACTCAGAGATAACCACTGTCAATACATTTGTTCCAAGCGTGTGGTTATTTTTACCTCCAACAAAACAGGAACTGCAAAGGACAAACGATTTCAAGAGGAAAGCGCTGACGGAACTCGGTAACTACCTAGATACAAGCTGAAGCTATAATAAGAAGGCGGATGAGCCAGGTTAGGACCTGAAGGAAGCCGGCTGTGTTCACTCTAAGAGAGCGTGGAATCACGTCTCTATGGTTGTTCCTGTGCCGGAACACAAGGATACACTCTCTCCTTCTGCGGAACTCTATGGTCAGAGGACGCCTCTGTGACCCCGGAAGCGATCCTGGGGAGCGGGAACGGCAAGATGGCGGTGCGAGCGGTGTTTGGGGCCCTGGGCCGGCGTTTCTGGCAGGTAAGGAGCGCGCTACGCGGATTAGGCGGCCTAACAGGGACAGTTACCATTACGTCTGATTGCCACTTGTCATTCTTCCCATTTTCTGCGATATTTATTTCGCACCTTGACCCGCTGTTTGGAAGAAGGTGGCGAGAAAAGGGCTGATTTTATCTCGAATTCTCTCAGGATAAAACAGAAGTTAATGAGTCAGGGCAGAGACAGGAACGAGAAGAGTAGACTATCAGAAGTGGAAAGGATATTGGACAGCGAATGTTGCAGACCCCGCTTTTCACGTTTGCGAAAtaggctcagagaagtcaggaAGCTACACCTCGCGAAAATTTGGTAGCTTGAGAGTTCAGACGCTTCTTACGGAATCAGTTTGGGATACCTTCCTGATACCCAGGTTTCTGAGACTCAGATGACAGTCGCTTAAGTCAGAGGAGTGGGTTAACTATCCTCTGCTGGGTTTTTtggagaaaaggcaaaaaattcaAGCAGCGGTTCGTTCTTGGCTTCAGTACCCCTCTGCTCCCTTCGCTGTTAACTGAActgtcataacattgttaatcggctacacCCCATACAgtagaagttttttttaaaaaaatagttaaggACTCCAAAGAGCtttgggttttgtgttttttaagctATCGATTTTTTAGCTTATTAGAAAATACAACGAGAATCTTAAAaatccttaattaaaaataatacaaataaactcaTTACATGTTAACATAATTAGCGATTTTATGGGAAGCAGCTAGATTTTCCAAAACAAATTGAGAGAGAGGAGtggtatgttttatgtttttgcacacctctttaatgtctggcttaataGAAAACAGCTTCTCTAGCTGCTTCTGCAGTCTCTTACTATGTCAGAGGTCATACAGTCTCTGGAAAACTTTACTGTACTTTGATGAGAGACTAGAGTGGGAAAGCTGAAAATAGCATGTTACtgttattataaaaaaataagtttagcCTCAGGAGCCACCTCTGAAAGTGTCTCAGAAGTCCCTCAGAGGTCTttagaccacactttgagaaccactgtcgtTAAGTCAGGTAGCGTTAGAGGTtgaaattttgaattatttttaagacaCATTTACCCAGAGCAGAGGCTCCACTccctcaaaaaaagaaaggaaagaaaaggtaagAACTTCTTAAGGTTCATTTGTGGATGTAAGAGCACTTTAGACTTGAGATTTTAAAAGCAGGGGAAGATCCTTAGGAAGTGTCATATTCCTTAGAACTGTGGTCCTTCAGCACAACTGCATTGTgggctcagatcagatcagatcagatcagtcgctcagtcgtatccgactttttgtgaccccatgaatcgcagcacgccaggcctccctgtccatcaccaactccaggaattcactcaaactcaagtccatcgagtcagtaatgccatccacccatctcatcctctgtcgtccccttctcctcctgcccccaatccctcccagcatcagagtcttttccaatgagtcaactcttcgcatgaggtggccaaagtattggagtttcagctttagtatcattccttccaaagaaatcccagggctgatctccttcagaatggactggttggatctccttgcagtccaagggactctcaagagtcttctccaacaccacagttgaaaagcatcaattctttggtgctcagccttcttcacagtccaactctcacatccatacatgatcacaggaaaaaccatagccttgactagacgaacctttgttggcaaaataatgtctctgcttttgaatatgctatctaggttggtcataactttccttccaaggagtaagcgtcttttaatttcatggctgcaatcaccatctgcagtgattttggagcccagaaaaataaagtctgacactgtttccactgtttccccatctatttcccatgaagtggtgggaccagatgccatgatcttcgttttctgaatgttgagctttaagccaactttttcactctccactttcactttcatcaagaggtttttgagttcctcttcactttctgcccgtaagggtggtgttatctgcatatttgaggttattgatatttctcccggcaatcttgattccagcttgtgtttcttccagtccagcgtttctcatgatgtactctgcatataagtaaaataaacagggtgacaatatacagccttgacgtactccttttcctatttggaaccagtctgttgttccatgtccagttctaactgttgcttcctgacctgcatacaaatttctcaagaggcaggtcaggtggtctggtattcccatctctttcagaattttccacagtttattgtgatccacacagtcaaaggctttggcatagtcaataaagcagaaatagatgtttttctggaactctcttgctttttccatgatccagcggatgttggcaatttgatctctggttcctctgccttttctaaaaccagcttgaacatcaggaagttcacggttcacgtattgctgaagcctggcttggagaattttgagcattactttactagcgtgtgagatgagtgcaattgtgcggtagtttgagcattctttggcatgacctttctttgggatcgaaatgaaaactgaccttttccagtcctgtggccactgctgagttttccaaatttgctggcatattgagtgcagcactttcacagcatcatctttcaggatttggaatagctcaactggaattccatcacctccactagctttgttcgtagtgatgctttctaaggcccacttgacttcacattccaggatgtctggctctaggtcagtgatcacaccatcgtgattatctgggtcgtgaagatcttttttgtacagttcttctgtgtattcttgccacctcttcttaatatcttctgcttctgttaggtccataccatttctgtcttttatcaagcccatctttgcatgaaatgttcctttggtatctcggattttcttgaagagatccctagtctttcccactctgttgttttcctctatttctttgcattgatcgctgaagaaggctttatctcttcttgctattctttggaactctgcattcagatgcttatatctttccttttctcctttgcttttcgcttctcttcttttcacagctatttgtaaggcctcctcagacagccattttgtttttttgcatttcttttctatgggaatggtcttgatgcctgtctcctgtacaatgtcacgaacctcattccatagttcatcaggcactctatctatcagatctaggcccttaaatctatttctcacttccactgtgtaatcataagggatttgatttaggtcatacctgaatggtctagtggttttccctactttcttcaatttaagtctgaatttggcaataaggagttcatggtctgagccacagtcagctcctggtcttgtttttgctgactgtatagagcttctccatctttggctgcaaagaatataatcaatctgatttctgtgttgaccatctggtgatgtccatgtatagagtcttctcttgtgttgttggaagagggtgtttgttatgaccagtgcattttcttggcaaaactctattagtctttgccctgcttcattccgtatttcaaggccaaatttgcctattactccaggtgtttcttgagttctacttttgcattccagtcccctgaatgaaaaggacatcttttttgggtgttagttctaaaaggtcttgtaggtcttcatagaaccgtacaaattcagcttcttcagcattactggttggggcatagacttggattactgtgatattgaatggtttgccttggaaatgaacagagatcattctgtcgtttttgagattgcatccaagtactgcatttcagactctcttgttgaccacgatggccactccatttcttctgagggattcctgcccgcagtagtagatataatggtcatctgagttaaattcacccattccagtccattttagttcggtgattcctagaatgtcgacattcactcttgccatctcttgtttgaccacttccaatttgccttgattcatggacctgacgttccaggttcctatgcaatattgctctttacagcatcggcccttgcttctatcaccagtcacatccacagctgggtattgtttttgctttggccccatcccttcattctttctagagttatttctccactaatctccagtagcatattgggcacctactgacctggggagtttctctttcagtatcctatcattttgccttttcatactgttcatggggttctcaaggcaagaatactgaagtggtttgctgttccTTCTCGGCTCATTGGCCCACAAACACGGGAGGCAGTCttctctgtgagtgtgtgtggagaAAGGCCTGTACCTCTTATCACCTGGTGGTGTTGTGcttgatttcctttcttttttgtttttcccccttgATTCAAGGGAGACTATGAAAGTTTTGATTTGCCTCCTTGTTCAGTAAAGAGAGGGAAAAGGATAATAAGCTATGAGTAGGCATTCTTAACAACTTAGGTGACCCtccattgttttaattttgtttgtactAAACTGGTATTCTCAACTTTGAAGTGTTTTTAAGCTTCTAGTTTCTCAGGTTGCACTTTTAAATCTCAGGaaagcttaaggaaaaaaaaaaaggagtggccGATTTTGTGTTACATACAGTAAGATAGATTTCCTACAACTGCAAGTTTTGTTCCACCAGGGGGAGCTGATAATACAGGATTTGGGAATACTGGATTGATGCAGTATGAGGCACAGGAGTGATAGAAGATGGGTGTAAATTCCAATGtgtgtttcagttttcttataaGCTAGTTGTTATAGCTAGTTACTTATAAGCTAGTTTTCCCAGCcaaagcaagaaataaatatGCTGGAAAAGGCTGAAAGCTTCAAGAGTACTTTAGAATTCTTATTCCAGCCCAGTAAATTATAAAGGCACTTTTTCTTAatgctcaaaaatatttaagtataatgTGTATTATATTGAAATACATTTAGTCTGTAAAAAATAATGGTCAAATGAAGTcacatgtttttttccttaatatccaCATATTTAATTCATAGCTATTCATGTGAGAattgcttgttttaaaaaaattcttgctcCTGAGTTTAAAAgatagtctgtggtattttgagAGTCCTTTTTGATTATCAGCTCTAccattgtcttcttttttttcctgatgaagcCTAATTTGACAGTTCAGTTACCctaattgtttgttttgtttgtttagttcctatgttgtgtctcttttgtcacctcatgaattgtagcccgccagactcctctgtccatgggattgtccaggcaagaatatttgagtgggttgatatttccttttccaggggattttccctacccaaggatctcctgcattggcaggtggactctttgccATTACGCTatttgggaagccccagttatccCAATATCTTCatctaaaataaagagaaaacctgTTGTTTGAAGCATCCTCTTGGGTTTTAATGGAAACAATGACTGGTTTGGAAATTGACTTCAATTCTAATACACATCTCCTCTTTTTTTAAGGGTTCAAAGAATTTTTCTGTAAGCAGTTCTAGGAGCAATATAGCCAAAAACGATGGCTTTCTTCTGTAAGTATATAATTGGATTTGCTAAATTGATAAGAAAATAGACTCTTAGGCTGTTTTACTTAGATTTCTCTTTGTTTCCACACATAGCAGCACCAGTATGAAGTGGGTACAGTTTTCAAACCTACACGTTGATGTCCCCAAGGATTTGACCAAGCCTACGGTATGCACTCCCTATTTCTTGGCATAAGAAGCTACATTAGTGATAAATTTTCCTCCTTATTCATTTGAGGCTGTTTCCCAAAcactttacaaataaaaaaaatgtgttctaaaATACTGGCAGGCGCACAGTGAGCTGAGGAAAGTATTCTCTGATGTCCCTGAGTGCTCAGGGTCGCGTTCAGGCTGTCAGGGTGAGAGCtaattgaataaattatttacCCCAGATAACTGGGATTGAGCAGTCTTTTGCTTTTAGCTCAATACAGTGTGCAGAGTTGTCATAATCCATGATGTTGAATACTTGGTATTATAGTATAGAAgcgtctttgtgtgtgtgtgtgtgtggccttcaagtctttattttcattttaagacaGTAAGTCTGGGCCTGGACAATGCTTTATTGTTCACAGTGAGCATTATCACAAGCAAAATCCAGGAGCAGCCGTGTAACCTTGTTTCCTTTCATTGAAAGTCATGGTTCCATCAACCCAGTTTTTGGGTTATTTGTAGTTTTTATAAAATCCTTACAAGTTCCAAACCAAATGCTTGCAGTCCCACCCCTAAAAAATAATCCCCTTTAACAGTTTGGTATGAATCCTTCTAGACCTCTATATATAATCATCtatgcacaccacacacaccaaaaTGGAATTGTGATATATCTAATAGACTGCTGGTTCAGTGTTTTCACTTAATAGCATATATAAATGCTGAGTCTCCAGATGCCTACATGAGCCAGACCTGTAAGGAAAGGTGACGGGGTGGCCACAGTGGCAGGCTGTGCCCTTTTTAAGCAAGACAGCTGCTACTTGCTGTAGCCACTTGTGTTATGTGGAAAATCAGACCTAGGGATGTCATATTGTCTACGTTTTCCACATGAAATGAAATTCTAATATTTATGTGAAATCTTTTGATTTTTAGTATTTGTAACGGattcaaaatatctttaaaaccCTATAGAGACTAGTCATTACACATCTTAGGGCCATATTCCCCCTCTGTTGTCCCTTCACTTATGGATAGTATGTGAATATTTTTTGTTCTTCCAACAACCATATTTGGGGGTACTTGCGAGTGAGTATCTAGTTTCCTGGTGAGTAAGTAGATCTACTTTCAGGGGCAAAGTGATTTAACTCTGAAATATCGGATTAGCAATATAAATTATTGGTTTGATGGATGCATGAAGCGAGGGTAATTCACCTCTTGGAAGAAAGTCAGAAATGTCAAACCCATTATTTTAAGATCTGTAAGTATTAGGGTAGAAGAGGTAGAAGTTAAATGTACAGTCATTTTGATTAGAAATGAGTCATTTTTCTATTAGGGCAGGCTAAATAAACATGGATAGACCTAATAAAAAGAAGATGAGTAGCAATAGCTCGCTTTTGTTTAATGATGTTTATAATTTATAAGCACTTAAATCTGTGCTTTCTTACTTGTTCCCAGCAGAAATGCCATGAACTATAGCACAGGTATTGTCCtatttatatataagaaaactAAAGTGCAATGAGGTTAGTATATGACTTGCCTGTTGTGATTGAGCTTGAAATGGGAGAGTTTAATTCTCAGTCCAGTTCTTCTGACCAGGCTAGTTTTATTAACAAACTCCTAAGTCCTTTCCTGTTGTGTATTTGAGGTTCAGTAACTTAAGCTAAAGGGTTCCATTGGTGATTTTGTAGGTTGCTTGAAAATCCTTTTGATTCAAACTGTATTATAACTGATTCTTAAGGGTCATTCTGGAATCTGAATGTAGTCGTATCTAGATATTTAAAGATGCGTTTTTCTCCCCACTTAAGTAAActgtgaagttgttcagttgaggatagtattttaaattttccagtaTAAATATTAGAGGAACCATGACTGAAGCTTTTCTTCTTGGTTTTAAAATTGCAGATAACCATTTCTGATGAACCGGACACATTATATAAGCGCCTGTCAGTTTTAGTAAAAGGCCATGATAAGGCTGTATTGGACAGTTACGAATATTTTGCAGTGCTTGCTGCTAAAGAACTTGGTATCTCTGTTAAAGTGTAAGTATGAAATTTCTTAATCTGACCTGTTAGCAGCTATAACACAGTCAGGAAAATGGTGCCAGTCCCAGCTAGGTCTGAGCTCTTAAAATAGGACAGAAACTCATGATGGAGAGAGTTGAGGTTTGTTATTCTAAGCAGAATCATTCCTTCCTGTctaccagaattttaaaatactagaaTGAGTGAACAAGGAAAATGAAGGAATCCTTTCTCTAGAAATGGCATGGACATAGGAGTCCCAAGAAGCCTGTGTGTCTGGAATCTCCATGGGGCAGGGAGGTGGATTAGGTGAACACACAGTTTTTCAGACCTGTTGGATTTGATGATCTTTGCTATTATATCCATTGTTTTAAAACTGCCTTAAGAAACATCGCTCAACCCAATACTTGGATGCATGAGCAGAGTGAGCTTCATATGGCCTTGACGTCTCTGCAGGGTCAAGTGTAACTATACCTCCTTTGTCTTGTCATCTGCTCTCTGATGCTGAACGAGGCCCATTTGGAGCTTTGCCAGTCTTGCCTTCTAACAAAACTGAAGGAACACGCGCATTTCCTCTAACAGACTATAGTTTGTGCTTACCAATGTGTCTGTAATGCACACAGCAGATACCACAGCTGCGTCCAACACACGCTGCCGCTCCCCCAGCTCATACATTTGGTCTATGCAGGTCCTCAACGGTGTGAAAGCCAgagtcgtgtgtgtgtgcacgagcACTTGCATGCCAAGGCTTGTTTTTTGGGTCTGTGGCAAATGTTCCTGTTGCTGTCTGTGGGTTTATTTTGGCCTAAGTTTTACTGCAGCAGTCGTTAGAGATGACAGTCTTAACAAATGGAAGTCTGTAAATGATAGTTAATGCCTATAATTGAGCATGAGCCTGACCTACAAGATTGTGGAATCATGCTTTGATGTCAGTGACTCAGGTTTTAACATCACTTAAGTGTGTTGCTTTGCCCATTAATTTTCCAGACATGAACCTCCAAGGAAAATAGAACGATTTACTCTTCTCAAATCAGTGCATATTTTCAAGAAGCACAGAGTTCAGTATGAAATGAGAACACTTTATAGATGTTTAGAGGTGAGTTTATTTCAGATattcaggctttttttttaatgccccaAATTTCACATGAGCACATTATAACTTTCCCTTAACTTGGCCTGTGGGCTTCCTTTCAGTCAGTCCATGTCCAATAGTTGTAGAGAAGATGAGtggtttttgtgtgtttatgGAAGGAACGTGATAGAAAAATATTGAAGTAAAGCCATCCTTCAGAGTGtgtttgcttagtcgctcagttgtacctaactctttgtgaccccatggactgtagcccgccaggctcctctgtccatgggtttctcgaggcaagaat
This genomic window from Bos mutus isolate GX-2022 chromosome 23, NWIPB_WYAK_1.1, whole genome shotgun sequence contains:
- the MRPS10 gene encoding small ribosomal subunit protein uS10m isoform X3, whose protein sequence is MAVRAVFGALGRRFWQGSKNFSVSSSRSNIAKNDGFLLSTSMKWVQFSNLHVDVPKDLTKPTITISDEPDTLYKRLSVLVKGHDKAVLDSYEYFAVLAAKELGISVKVHEPPRKIERFTLLKSVHIFKKHRVQYEMRTLYRCLEHSMFEILVRTSHWKYSRCLLGIYSAKLT
- the MRPS10 gene encoding small ribosomal subunit protein uS10m isoform X1, encoding MAVRAVFGALGRRFWQGSKNFSVSSSRSNIAKNDGFLLSTSMKWVQFSNLHVDVPKDLTKPTITISDEPDTLYKRLSVLVKGHDKAVLDSYEYFAVLAAKELGISVKVHEPPRKIERFTLLKSVHIFKKHRVQYEMRTLYRCLELEHLTGSTADVYLEYIQRNLPEGVAMEVTKTRLEQLPEHIKKPVWETTPEEKGDSKS
- the MRPS10 gene encoding small ribosomal subunit protein uS10m isoform X2, producing MAVRAVFGALGRRFWQGSKNFSVSSSRSNIAKNDGFLLTSMKWVQFSNLHVDVPKDLTKPTITISDEPDTLYKRLSVLVKGHDKAVLDSYEYFAVLAAKELGISVKVHEPPRKIERFTLLKSVHIFKKHRVQYEMRTLYRCLELEHLTGSTADVYLEYIQRNLPEGVAMEVTKTRLEQLPEHIKKPVWETTPEEKGDSKS